The DNA window GGCCTCGCAGCGGCGTCCAGTCCACGACAAGGAGCGGCGGTTTGAAACCGCCGAGGTTTCTACGAAGACTTTTAACCGCGGATTACGCGGATATCGCGGATGAAGAACTCAATCAATCCGTGCCATCCGCGTAATCCGCGGTTAATTTCTTAGTCGATTGTAGCGTCGCTTAGCGCTCCGCGGATGATGGCGGCAGTGCGGTCGATGTCGTCCCGAGTGTGCGCGGTCGAGAGAAAGCCGGTCTCGAATTGCGAAGGGGCGAAGTAGACGCCGCAGTCGAGCGAGGCCCGGAAATAGCGCGCGAACTTTTCGGGGTCGCTTCGTTTGGCGGTGGCCAGATCGACTACCGGCTCCTCGGTGAAGAAGAGGCAGAACATTGAGCCGATGCGGTGAAATACCCAGGGCAGTTTCAGATCGCGCAAGGTGGCCCGCGCGAGTTCCTCGAAATCCGCGCCGGCTGCGTCGAGCAATTTCCACCCGTCGACGCGTTCCAACTCGCGGAGTTGCGCCAGGCCAGCGGCCATGGCGAGCGGGTTACCGGAAAGCGTGCCGGCCTGATAGACCGGGCCTTGCGGCGAGAGTTGATCCATGATCTCAGCGCGACCGCCGAAAGCGCCGACCGGCAGTCCTCCGCCGATGACCTTGCCGAGCGCAGTCAGGTCGGGCTGGACGCCGAACAGTTCCTGGACGCCGCCGCGCGCGACCCGGAACCCGGTCATGACTTCGTCGAAAATCAGGAGCGCACCATGGGCGCTGCATTCGGCGCGAAGCTGCTGAAGGAAATTGTCGCGGGGGAAATAGAGTCCGGCGTTGGCCGGGATTGGCTCGAGGATGATCGCGGCGATCGCCTTTGGATTTTCGCGAAAAGCGGCACGGACCGCTTCGATCTTGTTGAAGGGAAGAGAGATCGTGAGCGCGGCGAAGTCCGGCGGGACCCCGGCGCTGTCGG is part of the Chthoniobacterales bacterium genome and encodes:
- the hemL gene encoding glutamate-1-semialdehyde 2,1-aminomutase; the encoded protein is MPSRSHELFHRALDRIPGGVNSPVRAFRGLGREPFFVDRAEGARIWDVDGKEYIDYVGSWGPAILGHAPPIVVEAVRAAAGQGVSFGIPNPLEVEMADLICRLVPSIEKVRMVNSGTEATMSCLRLARGFTGRDKVIKFEGCYHGHVDSLLVQAGSGALTHGRPDSAGVPPDFAALTISLPFNKIEAVRAAFRENPKAIAAIILEPIPANAGLYFPRDNFLQQLRAECSAHGALLIFDEVMTGFRVARGGVQELFGVQPDLTALGKVIGGGLPVGAFGGRAEIMDQLSPQGPVYQAGTLSGNPLAMAAGLAQLRELERVDGWKLLDAAGADFEELARATLRDLKLPWVFHRIGSMFCLFFTEEPVVDLATAKRSDPEKFARYFRASLDCGVYFAPSQFETGFLSTAHTRDDIDRTAAIIRGALSDATID